In the genome of Lactuca sativa cultivar Salinas chromosome 3, Lsat_Salinas_v11, whole genome shotgun sequence, the window gaatgaatagttttaatctctaTTTGACATGTATCACTTTAATACAACTCTTCATAAATATCATGCCACATATCAAAGTGATATATTAGACAAcacttcaaaattcaaatttacttTTTCTAATTACATGTTAAATTTAAagttataataattttaaaaatttggTATATCTCATAAGTAACGATTTATTTAAAGTAACTGATAaataatttatgaatttttactatgaaaatttaatttatttggaACCATGGTTCCCACGGATTATAAACTAGTTATATATAATAAACAAGTTGAAAATATTATTTATCAATGTGCAAAAATTTTACCACTCAAAGATGGTCCAGAAAAGCCAACGGGTATGGGCTCAAAAGAGACCAGGCCTGGTAAAGCCCACTTCAGTTCGATTTCAAGCCTGTCGCGTCCAATGCtattagaaaccctaactctattaTCATTTCTTCCCTATATTTTGCTTTCTCTATAGGATTTCGCTACGAGATAAGCAGCGGTTGCGGTCAGTCTTCGTCACCCCATACTCTACCTGCAAATATGGCGACTCAATTGAGCAAAAAACGAAAGGTTAGTCTCACCAATCGCTGTTACAAGTGTATATGTGATGTCTATTTGTCATACATCTTAGTGTAATTTGTTTTTGCTATCAGTTTGTAGCAGATGGTGTGTTCTTCGCTGAGCTGAACGAGGTCCTTACCAGGGAACTCGCAGAGGACGGTTACTCTGGCGTCGAAGTTAGGGTTACGCCTATGCGTACAGAGATCATCATCAGAGCCACCCGTACCCAAAACGTTCTCGGTAAATTTCTCATCgcgttatttttaatataattattcaTTCTAAGAGTaaatatcataaaataagttAATTAGCAAACGTGAAGTAGATTCGAATCGTCCATTTCTATTAGAAGATGTACATTAATTTGACGTTTACAGATCTTGATGTTATCTATTAGTTGTAATCCTGTTTCTGAATTGTGATCATAAGGGAATTGACTGTTAAGTTAGAAATATTAAACGTTTCTTCCTTTTTTCTTTCTGCACAATAGTTCTTAATGATTGTTACTTTAGACCTAAATGTCATTAGACATTCTTCCTCCATGGTTATTTGCTTATTGGATCTGGCTTTTCAGGTGAGAAGGGAAGGAGGATCAGGGAGTTGACATCTCTTGTTCAGAAACGATTCAAGTTCCCTGAAAACAGTGTTGAGCTTTATGCTGAAAGAGTCAACAACAGAGGGCTATGCGCCATTGCTCAGGCTGAGTCTTTGCGTTACAAGCTTCTTGGAGGACTTGCAGTCCGCAGGTTTGTAAATATTTTCTCTCAATTCCAACTGCCAATCCATCAATATTATGCTTTATTTCTATTTTATATCTCTAATCAACAAGAGTATGTCATCTGATATTCCATTTTTCCACTGTTAGGGCTTGCTATGGTGTTTTGAGGTTTGTTATGGAAAATGGAGCAAAAGGATGTGAGGTATGTGAATACAATGATTCTGTTTCTCTTTTACATACACTTTTTTACATTCTCTAACACTGTTAATGACTCTCAGGTTATTGTTAGTGGAAAGCTTAGAGCTCAGAGGGCCAAGTCAATGAAGTTCAAGGATGGGTACATGGTGTCATCTGGTCAACCCGTGAAGGAGTA includes:
- the LOC111884390 gene encoding 40S ribosomal protein S3-1 codes for the protein MATQLSKKRKFVADGVFFAELNEVLTRELAEDGYSGVEVRVTPMRTEIIIRATRTQNVLGEKGRRIRELTSLVQKRFKFPENSVELYAERVNNRGLCAIAQAESLRYKLLGGLAVRRACYGVLRFVMENGAKGCEVIVSGKLRAQRAKSMKFKDGYMVSSGQPVKEYIDSAVRHVLLRQGVLGIKVKIMLDWDPTGKLGPKTPLPDNVIIHMPKDDVIVHPPKEVEEYRPPIVADEPLPMPMSVPV